Sequence from the Pirellulales bacterium genome:
ACGCCTGGCTCCATTCCGGCGGGTAACTTTCATTCGCCGCGTTACGGGTATTCCGTTACTTTGAACGGCACGAATTGGACACGCTGGGATGACCTTGCGGCCGTTGTGCCCGAGGCCGAATGGGGCGCACTGTTGAACAACTACGGCCGGTTTTTGGTGATGCCCGTGGTGTTGGCGGACCCGGCGGCGTCGCCGACGGAGATCGATCGCGCGCTATTGGCGCAATTTGGATTTGAGTATCCGAGTCAGCGGCCGACGGAATTGACGAACTTCCAACGGCAGGGGGCCGAAGGGCATCTTTTCCGACTGACACGTCAAGTCAGCGGCCGGGAGAACGTTTATCGGATTTGGATTCTCCGCCGCGATCGTTATGCATATTTAGTGGCCGCGTGGGTCGACCGCACAGCCGCATTCAATGCCAAATCTGCGAATGCGGACGCCGATGAAATTCCGGGCCGTTCCGCAGGTGACGCCAAATTCAACGCGGAAATTGAAGCGCAGCTGGACGATGTGTTAAGTCGCTTCAAATTCGACGATTTGGCCGCTACGGCCGGCGAACCCAACACGTTGAACGAACGACGCGGACTACATCACGCAAGCCATTTGCAGCCGCAGCCGGCCGCGGTCGAAAATTAAGGCGCGTCGCCGACGTGCTGCAATCTTTCCCGAGCCGCCGACGCCCAGGGGCTTTCGGGCGCCAGCAGCAAGAATTCGCGCCAATGATTCAGGGCTTCGTCGTCGCGGTGCAGTTCGTCCAGCGTGCGGGCTAAATGAAAATGCGCATCGGCATAGCCGGAATGAATGGCCAAAGCGCCTTCTAATGCCGCCACCGCAAGTTCATGCTCGCCCAATTCGGCCAGCACGCAACCGAGGTTTGCGCGGGCTTCGACCAAATCTTCGTCCAGCTCGATGGCCATGTAGTAACGTTCCCGAGCGGCGGAAATATCGCCCAACCGATAGAACAACTCGGCCATGGCAAAACAAACGGCTGCGCGGGGTCCGGCGGCCGCCGCATAAGCCCGATAAGCTTCCACCGCCGCCGCCAGGTTGCCCTCGTCTTCCAAGTCGGCGGCCAAAGCGAGCAATTCGTCCGGTCCCAGCGGCGCGGCGGTGGAGCGCAGCGCATCTGCCAGTGAAATAGTCCGCGGCGCCGGTGGGTTTATTTCGGTTGAATTCGCTTCTCCGGCAGCCGAAGCGACGCTGGAATCTTGCGGCAACGAATCGAAATCGAAAAACAACTGGCCGCCGGGGCCAATCAAACCGTCGCCTTGGCGCAGCAGCAGCCGGCTGCCGCGCACAATCACAGAAAGTTGCGCCAGCGGACGTTGGATGTGCGGCACGTAACGGGCCAGCTCGGTCAGCTTGCGTTCGATGGCCGCGGGTGAAACGCCTGCGGCAAGCAACTCGGCTAAGCGCCGGGCCGTGGCGACTTCCTGAAAATCAAAATACGGCAACCGGCGCACTTCCCGCGCCGGTTGGATCAGTCCGCGACGATGCCACCGGCGGACCACCGCCACGGGCACGCCGATCAATTCGGCCAGCATCGCCGGCGTGTACAAACGGCGGATGTTTTGCTCATCGTCGACCAAGCCCAGGCGCTGCCAGAATTCGCTTTCGCCAATCACTTCCACCTGGCCTGCCTCGATGACGGCCCGCATGTTATCGTCAAAGAAATCGGGCGCGCCCGGATCGGCCGTAACGGCCACGTCCTCTCCCACGACAACCAATTGCACGTCGCCAGCGGCTGCTGGAGAATTTGTCTCCGCGGATGGCGTGGTGGACTCGGTCGAGAGATCGGTGGTCGCCGTCTCTGGCAACTGCACCAATAGGCCGCCGCGCTGGCGAATAAGCTGCTGGACATCGCGCTTTGACATTCCGGCCAGGCGGCCGACCACGGCCACGCGCAGCCCGGCTAACTCGGCGGCATCGGCGCCGGCAGCGATTGTCATAAATGCTTCCTGCACGGTGTGGCAATTTTCGGAATGCGGCGAATGGCCGGTGATGCCTCAGTTTCGCGCAGAAGTTGAACGGTGTCAACGAGCGGCGGGCGGACCGCCTCATTGCTGATCATCTGTGCCGCTTGCAAGAATCGGCGTGTGGAAAAGATGTCGACCGG
This genomic interval carries:
- a CDS encoding MerR family transcriptional regulator produces the protein MTIAAGADAAELAGLRVAVVGRLAGMSKRDVQQLIRQRGGLLVQLPETATTDLSTESTTPSAETNSPAAAGDVQLVVVGEDVAVTADPGAPDFFDDNMRAVIEAGQVEVIGESEFWQRLGLVDDEQNIRRLYTPAMLAELIGVPVAVVRRWHRRGLIQPAREVRRLPYFDFQEVATARRLAELLAAGVSPAAIERKLTELARYVPHIQRPLAQLSVIVRGSRLLLRQGDGLIGPGGQLFFDFDSLPQDSSVASAAGEANSTEINPPAPRTISLADALRSTAAPLGPDELLALAADLEDEGNLAAAVEAYRAYAAAAGPRAAVCFAMAELFYRLGDISAARERYYMAIELDEDLVEARANLGCVLAELGEHELAVAALEGALAIHSGYADAHFHLARTLDELHRDDEALNHWREFLLLAPESPWASAARERLQHVGDAP